A single region of the Sorghum bicolor cultivar BTx623 chromosome 9, Sorghum_bicolor_NCBIv3, whole genome shotgun sequence genome encodes:
- the LOC8071285 gene encoding pto-interacting protein 1: MSCFACCGDEDTQVPDTRTQYPGHHPARTDAYRPADQPPKGPQPVKMQPIAVPAIPVDEIREVTKGFGDEALIGEGSFGRVYFGVLRNGRSAAVKKLDSNKQPDQEFLAQVSMVSRLKHENVVELLGYCADGTLRVLAYEFATMGSLHDMLHGRKGVKGAQPGPVLSWSQRVKIAVGAAKGLEYLHEKAQPHIIHRDIKSSNVLLFDDDVAKIADFDLSNQAPDMAARLHSTRVLGTFGYHAPEYAMTGQLSSKSDVYSFGVVLLELLTGRKPVDHTLPRGQQSLVTWATPRLSEDKVRQCVDSRLGGDYPPKAVAKFAAVAALCVQYEADFRPNMSIVVKALQPLLNAHARATNPGENAGS; encoded by the exons ATGTCGTGCTTTGCATGCTGCGGTGATGAAGATACCCAAGTACCAGACACCAGGACTCAATACCCAGGACACCATCCAGCAA GGACAGATGCATACCGCCCTGCTGATCAACCTCCCAAGGGTCCTCAGCCTGTGAAAATGCAGCCAATTGCAGTCCCTGCTATTCCTGTAGATGAGATTCGGGAGGTGACTAAGGGTTTTGGTGATGAAGCCTTGATTGGTGAGGGCTCCTTTGGCAGAGTATACTTCGGTGTTTTGAGAAATGGTAGGAGCGCCGCGGTCAAAAAGTTGGATTCTAATAAGCAGCCAGACCAAGAATTCTTGGCGCAG GTGTCTATGGTATCAAGGCTGAAGCATGAAAATGTTGTTGAGTTGCTTGGTTACTGTGCTGATGGGACACTCCGCGTCCTTGCTTATGAGTTTGCTACTATGGGTTCTCTTCATGATATGCTTCATG GAAGGAAAGGTGTTAAAGGGGCTCAACCCGGTCCAGTCTTATCATGGTCACAACGTGTGAAGATAGCTGTGGGGGCAGCAAAAGGCCTCGAGTATCTTCATGAGAAAGCACAACCCCATATCATACACAGAGATATTAAGTCTAGCAATGTTCTTCTTTTTGATGATGATGTAGCTAAGATAGCTGACTTTGATTTGTCAAACCAAGCTCCTGACATGGCAGCTCGGCTTCACTCAACTAGGGTTCTTGGAACTTTCGGATATCATGCTCCTGA GTATGCAATGACTGGGCAACTCAGCTCTAAGAGCGATGTATATAGTTTCGGAGTTGTTCTTCTTGAGCTATTGACTGGAAGGAAACCTGTCGACCATACATTACCAAGGGGACAGCAGAGTCTTGTGACTTGG GCTACACCAAGACTTAGCGAAGACAAGGTTAGACAATGTGTTGACTCAAGACTTGGAGGGGACTATCCTCCGAAAGCTGTTGCAAAG TTTGCAGCTGTTGCCGCCTTGTGTGTTCAATACGAAGCAGACTTCCGGCCAAACATGAGCATTGTTGTCAAGGCGCTACAACCCCTGCTGAATGCGCATGCGCGGGCGACTAACCCAGGAGAAAATGCTGGGTCATAA
- the LOC8071286 gene encoding ELKS/Rab6-interacting/CAST family member 1 encodes MSISEKVVPSSSSVSSSSDLDPLLKDLTEKKLSFRRNVVSLAAELKDVRNKLASQEQLFVRESQTRKVAETKARSMEEEVSKLQKCLQDKDEQLRSSTSSTEQYLHELDDLRTQLSFTQATAEASAASAKSAQMQCLSLLKELNEKDISLKEHELRVNKLGEQLDLLQKDLQARELSQMQLKDEVIRIETDIMDAVAKAGSRSDKDNELLKILSDVSPRNVQNLNNLLNAKDTEIARLREEIRILSAHWTNKTKELESQLEKHRRTDQELKKRVLKLEFCLQESQSQMRKLKRMGEKRDKALKELMDQVAMKQPNSMCHDNKENFWESQGFKFLASMSMLALVILAKR; translated from the exons ATGTCTATCTCGGAGAAGGTggtgccatcatcatcatcagtttCTTCGTCGTCAGATTTGGATCCGCTGTTGAAGGATCTTACGGAGAAGAAGTTGAGCTTTAGGAGGAACGTGGTGTCATTGGCAGCCGAGCTCAAGGATGTGAGGAACAAGCTTGCTTCCCAGGAGCAGCTGTTTGTAAGGGAATCTCAAACTAGAAAG GTTGCGGAGACAAAAGCGAGGAGCATGGAAGAGGAAGTAAGCAAGCTGCAGAAATGCTTACAGGACAAGGATGAGCAACTGCGTTCATCCACAAGTAGCACGGAACAG TACCTccatgagttggatgatcttaGAACACAACTGTCATTTACTCAAGCTACAGCAGAAGCAAGTGCTGCATCAGCCAAGTCAGCTCAGATGCAGTGCTTGTCATTGCTGAAAGAGTTGAATGAGAAGGACATCTCACTCAAAGAGCACGAACTTCGAGTGAACAAGCTTGGTGAGCAGCTTGATCTTCTCCAGAAGGATCTGCAAGCAAGGGAGCTCTCACAAATGCAACTTAAAGATGAAGTTATAAGAATTGAGACCGACATCATGGACGCAGTTGCCAAAGCTGGGTCTAGGTCTGACAAAGATAATGAACTGTTAAAGATCTTATCTGATGTTTCACCAAGGAATGTCCAGAACCTCAACAACCTTTTGAATGCTAAGGATACAGAAATTGCGAGGTTGAGAGAGGAAATCAGAATATTGTCTGCTCACTGGACGAACAAAACCAAGGAACTTGAATCACAG ttAGAAAAGCACCGGAGAACTGATCAGGAGCTGAAGAAGAGGGTTctgaagcttgaattttgcctTCAAGAATCTCAGTCTCAGATGCGAAAATTAAAGAGG ATGGGGGAGAAAAGAGACAAGGCTCTCAAGGAACTCATGGACCAGGTGGCCATGAAGCAGCCCAACAGCATGTGCCATGACAACAAGGAGAATTTTTGGGAGAGTCAGGGATTCAAGTTCCTTGCCTCTATGTCGATGCTGGCACTAGTGATCCTCGCAAAGCGATGA